A section of the Oryza sativa Japonica Group chromosome 1, ASM3414082v1 genome encodes:
- the LOC107280821 gene encoding uncharacterized protein, with protein sequence MGPPLLPSTSWVILSREVYACGDGDGGGGGIPLPEGADLALELAAPPRVSKLAVSRRITPAKVSPFAKWKSFVIAIDPSAGLVLLLAPPPPGPGPGELRSFTDADGKVHTYHVTTMPTQRYFVCDIAARTAYYLPDPEGCVFNNDLSIIAAPGGGGKYLVVEFKFIVGGDKATLLCFSSETGLWEKKPVNNPLPRWIWRCFDVGSYAGKLYWVDTAAGLLFCDPFVDEPHMEYVPLPRVELPPEHDEDCHGCDYCAERAFVSRRCVRLSDGKFRCVDIGSASDGAGATTKVSMHTLVDPGRQGPRCGRLSTP encoded by the coding sequence ATGGGGCCTCCTCTTCTGCCGTCGACGTCGTGGGTGATCCTGAGCCGGGAGGTGTACgcgtgcggcgacggcgacggcggcggcggcgggatcccCCTACCGGAGGGCGCCGACCTCGCCCTcgagctcgccgcgccgccgcgcgtctCGAAGCTCGCCGTGTCCCGGCGCATCACGCCGGCCAAGGTGAGCCCCTTTGCCAAGTGGAAGTCCTTCGTCATCGCGATCGACCCCTCTGCGgggctcgtcctcctcctcgcgccgccgcccccaggACCTGGTCCCGGTGAGCTGCGGTCCTTCACCGACGCCGACGGCAAGGTGCACACGTACCACGTCACCACCATGCCGACCCAGCGCTACTTCGTCTGCGACATCGCCGCCCGCACCGCCTACTACCTCCCCGACCCTGAGGGATGCGTCTTCAACAACGATCTGAGCATCATCGCCGCGCCAGGAGGTGGGGGAAAGTACCTGGTCGTCGAGTTCAAGTTCATCGTTGGCGGCGACAAGGCCACCCTCCTCTGCTTCTCGTCCGAGACCGGCCTGTGGGAGAAGAAGCCCGTCAACAACCCCCTGCCCCGCTGGATCTGGAGATGCTTCGACGTCGGTTCCTACGCCGGCAAGCTCTACTGGGTGGACACCGCGGCGGGCCTCCTCTTCTGCGACCCGTTCGTCGACGAGCCGCACATGGAGTACGTCCCGCTCCCCAGGGTCGAGCTCCCGCCAGAACACGACGAGGACTGCCACGGCTGCGACTACTGCGCCGAGAGAGCGTTCGTCTCCCGCCGCTGCGTGCGGCTGAGCGACGGCAAGTTCAGGTGCGTGGACATAGGCTCTGCAAGCGACGGTGCCGGTGCTACTACCAAGGTCTCCATGCACACGCTGGTTGATCCAGGGAGGCAGGGACCAAGGTGTGGACGCTTGAGTACGCCGTGA
- the LOC4326367 gene encoding receptor-like protein kinase HSL1 — translation MGSGSLLLSLLLVLVVVNVGVAVNQDGLSLLDARRALAAPDGALADWNARDATPCSWTGVSCDAGVGGGAVTGISLAGLNLTGSFPAALCRLPRVASIDLSYNYIGPNLSSDAVAPCKALRRLDLSMNALVGPLPDALAALPELVYLKLDSNNFSGPIPESFGRFKKLESLSLVYNLLGGEVPPFLGGVSTLRELNLSYNPFVAGPVPAELGNLSALRVLWLAGCNLIGAIPASLGRLGNLTDLDLSTNALTGSIPPEITRLTSVVQIELYNNSLTGPIPVGFGKLAELQGVDLAMNRLNGAIPDDFFEAPKLESVHLYANSLTGPVPESVAKAASLVELRLFANRLNGTLPADLGKNSPLVCVDMSDNSISGEIPPAICDRGELEELLMLDNKLSGRIPDGLGRCRRLRRVRLSNNRLDGDVPAAVWGLPHMSLLELNDNQLTGVISPVIGGAANLSKLVLSNNRLTGSIPPEIGSASKLYELSADGNMLSGPLPGSLGGLEELGRLVLRNNSLSGQLLRGINSWKKLSELNLADNGFTGAIPAELGDLPVLNYLDLSGNRLTGEVPMQLENLKLNQFNVSNNQLSGALPPQYATAAYRSSFLGNPGLCGDNAGLCANSQGGPRSRAGFAWMMRSIFIFAAVVLVAGVAWFYWRYRSFNNSKLSADRSKWSLTSFHKLSFSEYEILDCLDEDNVIGSGASGKVYKAVLSNGEVVAVKKLWGLKKGTDVENGGEGSTADNSFEAEVKTLGKIRHKNIVKLWCSCTHNDTKLLVYEYMPNGSLGDVLHSSKAGLLDWSTRYKIALDAAEGLSYLHHDYVPAIVHRDVKSNNILLDAEFGARVADFGVAKVVEATVRGPKSMSVIAGSCGYIAPEYAYTLRVNEKSDIYSFGVVLLELVTGKPPVDPEFGEKDLVKWVCSTIDQKGVEHVLDSKLDMTFKDEINRVLNIALLCSSSLPINRPAMRRVVKMLQEVRAEATRPRLEKDGKLSPYYYEDTSDQGSSV, via the exons CTCAACCTCACCGGGTCGTTCCCGGCGGCGTTGTGCCGCCTCCCGCGCGTCGCGAGCATCGACCTGAGCTACAACTACATCGGCCCCAACCTGAGCTCCGACGCCGTCGCGCCGTGCAAGGCGCTCCGGCGGCTCGACCTGTCGATGAACGCGCTCGTCGGCCCGCTCCCCGACGCGCTCGCGGCCCTCCCGGAGCTCGTGTACCTCAAGCTCGACAGCAACAACTTCTCCGGCCCGATACCGGAGTCGTTCGGCCGGTTCAAGAAGCTCGAGTCGCTCTCCCTCGTCTACAACCTGCTCGGCGGCGAGGTCCCGCCGTTCCTCGGCGGCGTGTCCACGCTCCGGGAGCTCAACCTGTCCTACAACCCGTTCGTGGCGGGGCCCGTGCCCGCCGAGCTCGGCAACCTCTCCGCTCTGCGCGTGCTCTGGCTCGCCGGCTGCAACCTCATCGGCGCCATCCCGGCGTCTCTCGGCAGGCTCGGCAACCTCACGGACCTCGACTTGTCGACGAACGCGCTCACCGGCTCGATACCGCCGGAGATTACGCGGCTGACGAGCGTCGTGCAGATCGAGCTGTACAACAACTCGCTCACTGGGCCGATTCCCGTGGGGTTCGGCAAGCTCGCGGAGCTCCAGGGCGTGGACCTCGCCATGAACAGGCTCAACGGCGCCATCCCGGATGACTTCTTCGAGGCGCCGAAGCTGGAGAGCGTGCACCTGTACGCCAACTCGCTGACGGGGCCCGTGCCGGAGTCGGTGGCGAAGGCGGCGTCGCTCGTCGAGCTGCGGCTGTTCGCCAACCGGCTGAACGGCACGCTGCCGGCCGACCTCGGCAAGAACAGCCCTCTGGTGTGCGTGGACATGTCCGACAACTCCATCTCCGGCGAGATCCCGCCGGCGATATGCGACCGCGGCGAGCTCGAGGAGCTTCTTATGCTCGACAATAAGCTCTCCGGTCGCATCCCCGACGGGCTCGGGCGTTGCCGGAGGCTGCGGCGGGTGCGGCTGTCGAACAACAGGCTCGACGGCGACGTGCCCGCCGCGGTCTGGGGCCTGCCGCACATGTCGCTGCTCGAGCTCAACGACAACCAGCTCAccggagtgatctctccggtcATCGGCGGCGCGGCCAACCTGTCCAAGCTGGTGCTGTCCAATAACCGGCTAACTGGTAGCATCCCGCCGGAAATTGGCTCGGCCTCGAAGCTGTACGAGCTCTCCGCCGACGGCAACATGCTCTCCGGCCCGCTCCCTGGGTCTCTTGGCGGCCTCGAAGAGCTCGGCCGGCTTGTTCTCCGGAACAACTCGTTGTCAGGTCAGCTGCTCCGGGGAATCAATTCTTGGAAGAAGCTTAGTGAGCTCAACCTCGCCGACAATGGCTTTACCGGAGCAATTCCAGCAGAGCTCGGCGATTTGCCGGTGCTGAACTACCTTGACCTCTCCGGCAACCGTCTCACCGGTGAGGTACCAATGCAATTGGAGAATCTGAAGCTGAACCAGTTCAATGTCTCCAATAACCAGCTCAGTGGCGCGCTTCCGCCACAGTATGCGACGGCGGCATATCGAAGCAGCTTCTTGGGCAACCCGGGGTTATGTGGAGATAATGCCGGTCTATGTGCCAATTCACAGGGAGGTCCTAGATCCCGCGCTGGCTTCGCCTGGATGATGCGCTCAATTTTCATATTTGCGGCTGTTGTTCTGGTTGCTGGAGTTGCGTGGTTCTACTGGAGGTACCGGAGCTTCAACAATTCTAAGCTAAGTGCCGACCGTTCGAAATGGTCATTGACATCATTCCACAAGCTCTCATTCAGCGAGTATGAGATCCTGGATTGTCTTGATGAGGATAATGTGATTGGTAGTGGCGCATCCGGGAAAGTGTATAAGGCAGTGCTCAGCAATGGTGAGGTGGTTGCCGTTAAGAAGCTTTGGGGGTTAAAGAAGGGGACGGATGTTGAGAACGGGGGTGAAGGATCCACAGCTGACAACAGCTTTGAGGCGGAGGTGAAGACTCTTGGCAAGATTCGCCACAAGAACATTGTCAAGCTCTGGTGTAGCTGCACGCACAATGACACCAAGTTGCTGGTGTACGAGTACATGCCCAATGGTAGCCTAGGAGATGTGCTACACAGCAGCAAGGCTGGTTTGCTGGATTGGTCGACGCGGTACAAGATTGCTCTGGATGCAGCGGAGGGGTTATCCTATCTTCACCATGACTACGTCCCTGCGATCGTCCATAGGGATGTCAAGTCGAACAACATCCTCTTGGATGCTGAATTCGGTGCCCGTGTTGCAGACTTTGGGGTTGCCAAAGTGGTAGAAGCCACTGTCCGGGGCCCCAAGTCGATGTCAGTGATCGCGGGTTCATGTGGTTACATTGCACCTG AGTATGCATACACACTCCGCGTCAATGAGAAGAGCGACATATACAGCTTCGGAGTGGTTCTTCTTGAGCTCGTGACAGGGAAACCGCCAGTCGATCCAGAGTTCGGCGAGAAGGACCTGGTGAAGTGGGTGTGCAGCACAATTGATCAGAAGGGGGTAGAACATGTCCTCGACAGCAAACTCGACATGACCTTCAAGGATGAGATCAACAGGGTGCTGAACATCGCCCTCCTCTGCTCGAGCTCCCTACCGATCAACCGCCCGGCGATGCGCAGGGTGGTCAAGATGCTGCAAGAAGTGCGCGCCGAGGCCACAAGGCCAAGGCTGGAGAAGGACGGCAAGCTGTCGCCATACTACTACGAGGACACCTCCGATCAAGGGAGCAGCGTGTAA